A genomic region of Exiguobacterium oxidotolerans JCM 12280 contains the following coding sequences:
- a CDS encoding HD-GYP domain-containing protein, which yields MRIASERLIIGDRVTESVFLHTDIPIVEAGKKLGTDELRRLKRFLIKEIDIEERPEGLVEESQQEMVRLQEVSENPFEELVSSYNQVFTSWEQGFTPNTYEALKWVKNSMPDTVRREDILPFFLERGTEAYTVRHAIYRGALAQLLAEAVRKERKMIQDLWTASYFADYGLARIMEWRHTKRYEAMQQEIFHRHPAMAYQALQNDTVISDTVKRLIVQHHERLDGSGYPLKATGDKIMDHTRLFIVADVFAAMTSWRPYREAYTAYDAYVHLKTRPMQYDSKYVTLLGQLLLPIGIGDRVLMSNGKIATVVRKNIIFDRPVIVYDEHNQQVLKDLMEDRQLNIMKLMD from the coding sequence CATCATCGGCGATCGAGTAACGGAGTCAGTCTTTTTACATACCGATATACCGATTGTCGAAGCTGGAAAAAAACTAGGGACAGACGAACTAAGACGCCTGAAACGGTTTTTGATTAAGGAAATCGATATTGAGGAACGACCAGAAGGTCTAGTCGAAGAAAGTCAACAAGAGATGGTTCGTCTTCAAGAAGTGAGCGAAAATCCGTTCGAAGAACTTGTTAGTTCCTATAATCAAGTTTTCACCTCATGGGAGCAAGGTTTCACCCCGAATACATATGAAGCGTTGAAATGGGTTAAAAACTCGATGCCCGATACAGTTCGTCGGGAAGATATTTTACCGTTCTTCCTTGAACGGGGAACGGAAGCATATACAGTTCGCCATGCGATTTATCGAGGGGCACTTGCTCAGTTGTTAGCGGAAGCAGTCAGAAAAGAACGAAAGATGATTCAAGACTTATGGACAGCCTCTTACTTTGCAGACTATGGACTTGCACGTATCATGGAGTGGCGACATACAAAACGATATGAAGCGATGCAACAAGAGATTTTCCATCGGCATCCGGCGATGGCTTATCAAGCCTTACAAAACGATACGGTCATTTCAGATACGGTCAAACGTTTAATCGTCCAACACCATGAACGTCTAGACGGATCCGGTTATCCATTAAAAGCTACGGGTGATAAAATCATGGATCATACACGTCTTTTCATCGTAGCAGATGTTTTTGCGGCAATGACAAGCTGGCGTCCATATCGAGAGGCTTACACGGCATACGATGCATACGTTCACTTAAAGACGCGGCCGATGCAGTACGATTCGAAGTACGTTACATTACTCGGACAACTCTTATTGCCGATTGGAATCGGAGATCGTGTTTTGATGAGTAACGGAAAAATTGCGACTGTCGTGCGGAAAAATATCATCTTTGATCGTCCTGTCATCGTCTATGATGAGCATAATCAGCAAGTCTTGAAAGACTTAATGGAAGACCGGCAGTTGAACATCATGAAGCTAATGGATTGA